One region of Termitidicoccus mucosus genomic DNA includes:
- a CDS encoding ASCH domain-containing protein: MFQPRFVPLILDGTKTSTIRLPRKREVRVGDICDLRTWTGRPYASKQRKLREVVCAAVLSVEIDESWEVWLHGNKRLEIKERRALARGEGFYSPMDMLTWFRDTHGMPFRGTLYRWKEGLA, translated from the coding sequence ATGTTCCAACCGCGTTTCGTGCCGCTCATCCTCGACGGCACGAAGACATCGACGATCCGGTTGCCGCGCAAGCGCGAGGTGCGCGTCGGCGATATCTGCGACCTGCGCACGTGGACCGGGCGTCCGTATGCCAGCAAGCAACGCAAGCTGCGCGAGGTCGTATGCGCGGCGGTTTTGTCCGTCGAAATCGACGAGTCGTGGGAGGTGTGGCTGCACGGCAACAAACGCCTCGAAATAAAAGAGCGCCGCGCCCTGGCGCGGGGCGAGGGTTTTTATTCGCCGATGGACATGCTCACCTGGTTCCGCGACACCCACGGCATGCCCTTCCGCGGCACGCTCTACAGGTGGAAGGAGGGGCTCGCATGA
- a CDS encoding DNA cytosine methyltransferase — protein sequence MTPRVKSYFSGAGLMDLGLMRGGVNIVQSFEIDTKCCATLRANFTHEVRECDMRGKLVEDEAAGEVMVATYPCTRYSTAADISGRRTGDDLYLHFFRHVAIGRPEVYVLENVPGMKKFPVVMEAMTRLPGYYVVVFCPVDSAIWLPQRRERLIIFGARRHFSWRPPQAARRTRLRDVLERSPCLPEVPAYVRRRLSGAYRDRPIISDPARDDMAPTCVAHYSKDLSTRLVADRRWPGGARPYSVREYARLQGVPDSFRFVGSNSDAYRMIGNGVSVPVGEWVGRELCRYFNSATRERRGCE from the coding sequence ATGACTCCGAGGGTGAAAAGTTATTTTTCCGGTGCCGGGTTGATGGACCTGGGTTTGATGCGCGGCGGCGTGAACATTGTGCAGAGCTTCGAGATCGACACAAAGTGCTGCGCCACGCTGCGCGCGAATTTTACCCATGAGGTAAGGGAGTGCGACATGCGGGGGAAGCTCGTCGAGGATGAGGCCGCCGGAGAGGTGATGGTGGCCACGTATCCCTGCACGAGATATTCAACCGCGGCGGATATCAGCGGCCGGCGCACCGGCGATGATTTATACCTGCACTTTTTCCGGCACGTGGCCATCGGACGCCCGGAGGTTTATGTGCTGGAAAACGTGCCAGGTATGAAGAAATTCCCGGTGGTGATGGAGGCCATGACCAGACTGCCGGGCTACTACGTGGTTGTTTTTTGCCCGGTGGACTCGGCGATCTGGCTTCCGCAGCGGCGGGAGCGGTTGATCATTTTCGGTGCGCGCCGGCATTTTTCCTGGAGGCCGCCGCAGGCGGCGAGGCGGACGCGGTTGCGTGATGTGCTGGAGCGGAGTCCGTGCCTTCCGGAGGTGCCCGCTTATGTGCGTCGGAGGCTGTCGGGCGCGTATCGCGACCGGCCAATCATCAGTGATCCGGCTCGGGATGACATGGCACCGACGTGTGTGGCCCACTACTCCAAGGACCTGAGCACGCGGCTGGTGGCGGACCGGCGGTGGCCAGGCGGCGCCCGGCCGTATTCAGTGAGGGAATACGCGAGGCTGCAGGGTGTGCCTGATTCCTTCCGCTTCGTGGGCAGCAACTCGGATGCCTACCGCATGATCGGCAACGGCGTGTCGGTGCCGGTCGGGGAGTGGGTGGGCAGGGAGTTGTGCCGGTATTTCAATTCGGCTACACGGGAAAGGAGGGGCTGTGAATAA
- a CDS encoding class I SAM-dependent methyltransferase produces the protein MNKLVLDACCGTRMFWFDKNDPRAVFIDKRAESFLADNRKGRKMLHVAPDLVADFTALPFPDRCFSLVVFDPPHLTRNGKTSRMHKKYGSLVGDWREELRQGFSECFRVLKRNGILVFKWNEVDIPVSQILALTPERPLFGNRCGKQSRSHWIVFLKP, from the coding sequence GTGAATAAGCTCGTTTTAGATGCGTGCTGTGGGACCAGAATGTTCTGGTTCGATAAAAATGATCCGCGTGCCGTGTTCATCGACAAGCGCGCGGAGTCATTCCTCGCCGACAACCGGAAGGGTCGAAAAATGCTGCATGTGGCCCCGGACCTGGTCGCCGATTTCACCGCACTGCCTTTTCCCGACCGGTGCTTTTCGCTCGTCGTTTTCGATCCTCCACACCTCACCCGCAATGGAAAAACCAGCCGCATGCACAAGAAATACGGCTCGCTTGTCGGCGACTGGCGCGAGGAACTGCGCCAGGGATTTTCCGAGTGTTTCCGCGTCCTGAAACGAAACGGCATCCTGGTCTTTAAGTGGAACGAGGTGGACATCCCGGTCTCCCAAATCCTCGCCCTCACGCCAGAACGGCCGCTGTTCGGCAACCGCTGCGGCAAGCAGTCCCGTAGTCACTGGATCGTCTTTCTCAAACCATGA